The sequence GCCGGACGGGGATCTGCCTCTGCCCCACCACGGAACGGGACCTGGCCGACGGGATCGGGCCGGCCCGCCGGATGGCCGAGGCGGGCAGCCCGCTCAGCCTCGGCAGCGACAGCCACGCCGTGGTGGACCTGTTCGAGGAGGCCCGCGCGGTGGAGCTGGACGAGCGGCTGCGCACCCGCAGACGGGGGCACTTCACCGCCGCCGAGCTGGTCACCGCCGCCACCGTCGCCGGCCACGCCGCGCTCGGCTGGGAGGACGCCGGTCGACTGTCGGTCGGCGACCGGGCCGACCTGGTCACCGTACGGTTGGACAGCGCCCGGACGGCGGGGGTGCCGCCGGTCGGCACGTTCTTCGCGGCCACCGCCGCCGACGTCACGCACGTGGTGGTGGACGGGCGGACGGTCGTGGCCGAGGGCCGGCACCTGACCGTCGACGTGCCGGCCGAGCTGAGCGCGGCCATCGAGGAGTTGACCCGCCCATGAGCAGCCTGCTGGTGGACAACATCGGGGAGCTGGTCACCAACTCGCCGGCCGGGGACGGGCCGCTGGGCATCCGGCGGCACGCGGCGCTGCTGATCGAGGACGGCGTGGTGGCCTGGGCCGGCCCGGCCCGGGACGCCCCGGCCGCCGACCGGCGGATCGACGCCGAGGGCGCCGCCGTGCTGCCCGGCTTCGTGGACAGCCACGCCCACCTGGTCTTCGCCGGGGACCGGGCCGCCGAGTTCGCCGCCCGGATGGCCGGCGAGCCGTACACCGGGGGCGGCATCCGCACCACCGTGGGCGCCACCCGCGCCGCCTCCGACGACGAGCTGAGGGCCACCGTCCGCCGGCTGCGCGCCGAGGCGATGCGGCAGGGCACCACCACCATCGAGATCAAGAGCGGGTACGGGCTCACCGTCGCCGACGAGGCCCGCTCGCTGCGGATCGCCGCCGAGTTCACCGAGGACACCACGTTCCTCGGGGCGCACGTCGTGCCCGCCGAGTACGCCGACCGCCCCGACGACTACGTCGGCATGGTCTGCGGGCCGATGCTGGCCGCCGCCGCCCCGTACGCCCGCTGGATCGACGTGTTCTGCGAGCGGGGCGCCTTCGACGTGGACCACGCCCGGGCG comes from Micromonospora viridifaciens and encodes:
- the hutI gene encoding imidazolonepropionase; the encoded protein is MSSLLVDNIGELVTNSPAGDGPLGIRRHAALLIEDGVVAWAGPARDAPAADRRIDAEGAAVLPGFVDSHAHLVFAGDRAAEFAARMAGEPYTGGGIRTTVGATRAASDDELRATVRRLRAEAMRQGTTTIEIKSGYGLTVADEARSLRIAAEFTEDTTFLGAHVVPAEYADRPDDYVGMVCGPMLAAAAPYARWIDVFCERGAFDVDHARAILACGQAVGLGVRVHANQLGPGPGVRLGVELGAASVDHCTHLSDADVDALAGSATVATLLPGAEFSTRSPYPDARRLLDAGVTVALATDCNPGSSYTSSMPFCIALAVREMRMTPAEAVWAATAGGAAALRRDDVGRLVPGARADLIILDAPSHLHLAYRPGVPLIRQVLHNGVLQ